One Bacillus sp. FJAT-52991 genomic region harbors:
- a CDS encoding DUF5682 family protein, producing MERVLQGEEMDQINALYDQALNYNGKTIYFPVRHHSPACSYHLQKVIKTYQPEVILIEGPTDANKLIPYLVHENNQAPFTIYYSYADQEALLDDEKGKYTCYYPFLDYSPEIVALRQAQKLGIEAKFIDLPYEQILLHSEQGKGIHEKYSKKNYNDDYLFDRSRFIQSLCQKENCRTFNELWEKLYEVDGIYQSTEVFVKNMLAYCYLSRHDYTEEMLKEEGCLAREQFMAQEIQQAMNKYERVLVVTGGFHTPGLIELQSEPLPKLSLKKVKEKDKGTYLMAYTYKECHQLNGYASGMPYPSYYQTVWRHISKRTKQPFEASVQYYIAKFGKKLREIEDGVSTADSIEAMRMAIGLAGLRDKVECSLYELLDGVKSAFTKHEHQQPLQALDPLLVGHQIGLIKETLDMPPIVTDFQSICKKYKLHIQTVQKQEKVLDLLKTKSHREISRFFHAMAYLNTDFCFKKKGPNYVKRMDTNLVRETWEYCWNPTVETELIQHSVYGGTINEAVSERIMDTIKRNSNESNAACEQLVYAALIGLEPLMKKVLPAVEQIIQQDGDFYSLVDACHHLHFLVKESYLFDIEQSPYIKSLLIQAFQKAVSLVTGVANVPKDDENRAVEAMKEFYTLIIDRDLPLQTELFLVQLKEILAAKEQNPAIAGAVVSMLIGLEEWTEEQAVDKTMSYLFATGDAITEAAAFLKGLFSVSRDMMLSNQMLLDGIQHMLGEISYDMFLNVLPELRYAFSSFNPLEINMIATRVAHLHETNVDSVLESQAIDEAVIRHAKALDDEARQQLLDWAILK from the coding sequence ATGGAACGAGTATTACAAGGCGAAGAAATGGATCAAATAAATGCTCTATATGATCAAGCATTAAATTATAACGGGAAAACGATCTATTTTCCCGTCCGTCATCATAGTCCAGCTTGTTCTTATCATTTGCAAAAAGTGATCAAAACGTATCAACCTGAAGTGATCTTAATTGAAGGACCAACGGATGCGAATAAATTGATTCCTTACCTTGTTCATGAAAACAATCAAGCTCCTTTTACGATTTATTATTCATATGCGGATCAAGAAGCATTATTGGATGACGAGAAAGGGAAGTATACATGTTATTACCCATTTTTAGACTATTCACCAGAGATTGTGGCGTTACGACAAGCGCAAAAGCTTGGTATTGAAGCGAAATTTATTGATTTACCCTATGAACAAATTTTACTGCATAGTGAACAAGGAAAAGGCATTCATGAAAAATACAGTAAGAAAAATTACAATGATGACTACTTATTTGACCGCAGTCGATTCATCCAATCACTTTGTCAGAAAGAGAATTGTCGTACCTTTAACGAGCTTTGGGAAAAATTATACGAAGTCGACGGTATTTATCAGTCAACAGAAGTATTTGTGAAAAACATGCTTGCGTATTGTTACTTATCACGACATGACTATACAGAAGAAATGCTTAAAGAGGAAGGCTGTTTAGCTCGAGAGCAATTCATGGCACAGGAAATTCAACAAGCAATGAATAAATATGAAAGGGTGCTTGTTGTAACTGGAGGCTTTCATACACCAGGTCTGATTGAATTACAGTCTGAACCACTTCCTAAGCTTTCATTAAAGAAGGTAAAAGAAAAGGATAAAGGTACATATTTAATGGCCTATACATATAAGGAATGCCATCAGCTTAATGGATATGCAAGCGGTATGCCTTATCCCTCCTATTACCAAACGGTGTGGAGACATATATCAAAAAGAACAAAGCAGCCATTTGAGGCGTCTGTTCAATATTATATAGCGAAGTTTGGCAAGAAATTAAGGGAAATAGAAGATGGTGTTTCAACGGCTGATTCAATAGAAGCAATGCGTATGGCAATTGGTTTAGCAGGGTTACGAGATAAGGTGGAATGTAGTCTTTATGAGCTGTTAGATGGAGTGAAAAGTGCATTTACGAAACATGAGCATCAGCAACCGCTACAAGCATTAGATCCGTTATTAGTTGGCCATCAGATTGGTCTCATTAAAGAAACACTCGATATGCCTCCGATTGTTACCGATTTTCAATCGATATGTAAAAAATATAAGCTGCACATTCAAACTGTGCAAAAGCAAGAAAAAGTGCTAGATCTTCTGAAAACAAAGTCTCATCGTGAAATTAGTCGTTTCTTTCACGCGATGGCTTACTTAAATACCGATTTCTGTTTCAAGAAGAAGGGACCCAATTATGTTAAACGCATGGATACGAACTTAGTTCGGGAAACGTGGGAGTACTGCTGGAATCCAACAGTTGAAACGGAATTGATTCAGCACTCTGTTTATGGTGGAACGATTAACGAAGCGGTATCTGAAAGGATTATGGATACAATTAAAAGAAATTCAAATGAAAGTAATGCGGCATGTGAACAGCTCGTATACGCCGCATTAATTGGGCTTGAGCCATTGATGAAAAAGGTTTTGCCAGCTGTTGAACAGATTATTCAACAAGACGGAGATTTTTACTCGCTCGTAGATGCCTGTCATCACCTTCATTTTCTCGTGAAAGAATCGTATTTATTTGATATCGAACAAAGTCCATATATAAAATCCTTGCTTATTCAAGCATTTCAAAAGGCTGTATCCTTAGTTACTGGAGTAGCGAACGTACCGAAAGACGATGAAAATCGCGCAGTAGAAGCAATGAAAGAGTTCTATACTTTAATCATCGATCGTGATTTGCCGTTACAGACAGAGTTATTTCTTGTACAACTGAAGGAAATTTTAGCAGCAAAAGAACAAAACCCTGCAATAGCTGGTGCAGTTGTTAGTATGTTAATTGGTTTAGAAGAATGGACGGAAGAGCAAGCGGTAGACAAAACGATGTCCTATTTGTTCGCCACTGGAGATGCGATCACAGAAGCGGCCGCCTTCTTAAAAGGCTTATTTTCCGTTTCGAGAGATATGATGTTGTCCAATCAAATGTTATTAGATGGGATTCAACATATGCTTGGTGAAATCAGTTATGACATGTTTTTAAACGTGTTGCCTGAGCTTCGATATGCCTTTAGCTCCTTCAATCCACTAGAAATCAATATGATTGCGACACGAGTGGCTCATTTACATGAAACAAACGTGGATTCGGTATTGGAGTCACAAGCCATTGATGAAGCGGTTATTCGCCATGCCAAAGCATTAGATGATGAAGCAAGACAACAATTACTTGATTGGGCCATATTAAAGTAG
- a CDS encoding VWA domain-containing protein: protein MTTDRETLNRWRLVLGRFAEQQLPLEDNSARLREMDDVLDFLYSREYGEDGEVRQKQASQGSSGLTVPKWITKIRKLFPKETVEILEKHALNEYGLVELLTDKETLKKLEPNMQLLKSVLQCKHLLKGEALETAKQIVKKVAEEIREKLESDVKASLVGKLNRHRRGYVKSIRNLDVKRTIQLNLKNYDQEHKRLVIDQLYFNSRVTTFNKWRVIIAVDESGSMLDSVIHSAIMAGIFAKLPMLKTNLVIFDTEVVDLSNDLEDPVQTLMSIQLGGGTHIAKALRYCRGLIEEPYRTMVVCVTDLMEGYGKNSMYAEAKAILDTGAKLILLPALDYQAVPVYDKEAAQDLKNMGADVAVLTPEGLSKWIATVIS, encoded by the coding sequence ATGACTACAGATAGAGAAACGTTGAATCGTTGGCGTCTTGTACTAGGGAGGTTTGCTGAACAGCAATTGCCTCTTGAAGATAACAGCGCTCGATTAAGGGAAATGGATGATGTGCTGGATTTTCTTTATAGTCGCGAATATGGTGAAGACGGTGAAGTTCGACAAAAGCAGGCTAGTCAAGGTTCTTCCGGTTTAACTGTACCGAAATGGATTACGAAAATCCGCAAGTTATTTCCGAAAGAAACAGTGGAAATTTTAGAAAAGCATGCTTTAAATGAATATGGTTTAGTTGAATTACTAACGGATAAGGAAACGTTAAAAAAGCTTGAGCCCAATATGCAATTACTTAAAAGTGTGCTTCAATGTAAGCATTTGTTAAAAGGAGAAGCGTTAGAAACAGCGAAGCAAATTGTTAAGAAAGTGGCTGAAGAAATTCGAGAGAAGCTTGAATCGGATGTGAAAGCAAGTCTCGTCGGTAAATTAAATCGTCATCGGCGTGGCTATGTAAAGTCTATTCGTAATTTAGACGTTAAACGAACCATTCAACTAAACTTGAAAAACTATGATCAAGAACATAAACGATTGGTTATCGATCAACTATATTTTAATTCAAGAGTGACGACGTTTAATAAATGGCGCGTTATCATTGCCGTAGATGAAAGCGGAAGTATGCTAGATTCTGTGATTCATAGTGCAATTATGGCAGGGATTTTTGCCAAACTGCCGATGTTAAAAACGAACTTAGTCATCTTTGATACAGAAGTGGTAGATTTATCTAATGATCTTGAAGATCCTGTGCAAACGTTAATGAGTATTCAGCTTGGCGGAGGGACTCATATCGCGAAAGCTCTTCGTTATTGTCGCGGTTTAATTGAAGAGCCTTATCGGACAATGGTTGTTTGTGTCACTGATTTAATGGAAGGATATGGGAAAAATTCAATGTACGCTGAGGCAAAAGCAATTCTTGATACGGGTGCCAAACTAATCCTATTGCCTGCTTTAGATTATCAAGCGGTTCCTGTTTACGATAAAGAAGCGGCTCAAGACTTGAAAAATATGGGGGCGGATGTCGCTGTACTTACACCGGAGGGATTGTCCAAATGGATTGCAACGGTCATATCGTAA
- a CDS encoding SWIM zinc finger family protein — translation MDCNGHIVNEWKDFIQSCDEIFLVNKANKGLYKRALKDIDSGITVTAEQKGHDLVCHLSDETICSFTLGLTDFTCSCPSKKICKHVLMAIIALQQTIHSEPSEKAEMMGDFTWVLQYDLEELRKKLTEKQFHDIVFRAKFGIQVKVEEQESLTIDFGEMNEKIRFSSNPSWSWTVCSCKESEFCPHRAEAVIHYQLFKEVLNVQELEQSRAINLSNDVIQEIQNLLQEMVITGLAKLPFTISSRIERLAVLCHSNQLPRLEKQLRSLSTLLSNYLLKKATVSQRAIRQLITKIYIMTQALQYSTSQLLKEQLIGEHQTTYTEIKNLHLIGVGAKRWHTSSGYEGITAYFFNESKQCWFTYSAMQPTYYSSGESINSIQQFYKKKVNWDMSASLDDLSRHTFTLQTCKINEQYRLSSSEQTTGIILARTNVNHIHFGRCSFDNWKALRNVYEAHHSYKLVEENKEGNLFFFDVHAWGDSEFNEVTQTLRIPIYDKNEEMLMVTIKYNQDTKYLIKALERLTRNNRLHHALLGQLYKVDGEFRVEPITLYSSDGEITNITLE, via the coding sequence ATGGATTGCAACGGTCATATCGTAAATGAATGGAAAGATTTCATTCAATCCTGTGATGAAATCTTTTTGGTCAATAAAGCGAATAAAGGGTTGTATAAGAGGGCGTTAAAAGATATTGATAGTGGAATCACGGTCACAGCTGAACAAAAAGGTCATGATCTCGTTTGCCATCTTTCTGATGAAACCATTTGTTCGTTTACATTAGGGTTAACAGATTTTACATGCAGCTGTCCGTCGAAGAAAATATGTAAACATGTGTTAATGGCGATTATCGCTTTACAACAGACGATACATAGTGAACCTTCTGAGAAAGCCGAAATGATGGGTGATTTTACGTGGGTATTACAATATGATCTTGAAGAACTTCGAAAAAAACTGACGGAAAAACAATTCCATGACATCGTTTTTCGAGCGAAATTCGGCATTCAAGTAAAGGTTGAAGAACAAGAAAGCTTGACGATCGATTTTGGCGAGATGAACGAAAAGATTCGATTTTCGTCTAACCCATCATGGAGCTGGACGGTGTGCAGTTGCAAAGAGTCAGAGTTTTGTCCACATCGTGCCGAGGCGGTTATTCATTATCAATTGTTTAAAGAAGTGTTGAATGTTCAAGAATTAGAACAGTCGAGAGCCATAAATCTTTCTAATGACGTCATACAAGAGATACAAAACTTATTACAAGAAATGGTTATTACGGGGCTTGCAAAGCTTCCGTTCACGATAAGTAGTCGTATTGAACGTTTGGCCGTGCTTTGTCATAGTAATCAGTTGCCAAGATTAGAAAAGCAATTACGAAGTTTAAGTACACTTTTATCAAATTATTTATTAAAGAAAGCAACTGTATCACAACGAGCGATTCGCCAATTGATAACAAAAATCTACATAATGACTCAGGCACTTCAGTATTCAACTTCGCAATTGCTAAAAGAGCAGCTGATCGGTGAGCATCAGACGACCTATACAGAAATAAAAAACCTACATTTAATTGGTGTCGGGGCGAAACGCTGGCACACGAGTTCCGGTTATGAAGGAATTACAGCTTACTTTTTCAATGAATCGAAGCAATGTTGGTTCACATATTCGGCCATGCAGCCTACGTATTACAGTAGTGGAGAATCGATAAACAGCATTCAGCAATTTTATAAGAAAAAGGTCAATTGGGATATGAGTGCATCCTTAGATGATCTTTCAAGGCATACGTTTACGTTGCAAACATGCAAAATAAATGAGCAATATCGCCTTTCCTCTTCAGAACAAACGACTGGTATCATACTTGCTCGTACGAATGTGAACCATATTCATTTTGGTCGTTGTTCGTTTGACAATTGGAAGGCATTAAGGAACGTCTATGAAGCTCATCACTCATATAAATTAGTAGAAGAGAATAAAGAAGGGAATCTTTTCTTTTTTGACGTGCATGCATGGGGAGATAGTGAGTTTAATGAAGTCACCCAAACACTGCGTATTCCGATTTACGATAAAAATGAAGAAATGTTGATGGTGACGATTAAGTACAATCAAGATACAAAGTATTTAATTAAAGCATTGGAGAGGCTAACTCGAAACAATCGTTTACATCATGCCTTATTAGGCCAATTGTATAAAGTAGATGGAGAGTTTCGAGTAGAACCAATTACATTGTATAGCTCTGATGGTGAAATAACGAACATCACATTAGAATAG